One Ranitomeya variabilis isolate aRanVar5 chromosome 5, aRanVar5.hap1, whole genome shotgun sequence DNA window includes the following coding sequences:
- the LOC143774956 gene encoding olfactory receptor-like protein COR4 has product MNAMEQRNRTLVTEFVLSGLSSNPDLQLPLFLLCLLVYMITLLGNLMIIVLIRVTPGLQTPMYFFLMNLSFVDVLYSSTITPNIMVNLFSECKTITFIACGIQLFLFIDLASSEAMLLAVMAYDRFAAICKPLYYNIIISKAACWKLVFSVYTAGCLNSFIHTYCAFTLPFCGSNWVNHFYCDINPILRLSCKDTFLNQVFLYVFAGSIEVGSFLCIVISYVYIVFAILRLGSTRGRSKSLSTCISHFTCVALFYCPVFFMYLRPNSAYAEDQDWVVSVFYTVVIPMLNPIIYSFRNQDVKHALVNFKVFRY; this is encoded by the coding sequence ATGAATGCAATGGAGCAAAGAAACAGAACACTTGTCACAGAATTTGTTCTCTCTGGTCTCTCCTCCAACCCAGACCTCCAGCTTCCTCTCTTTCTGCTCTGCCTGTTAGTCTACATGATAACTTTGCTGGGAAACCTTATGATCATTGTATTAATTAGAGTAACCCCCGGACTGCAGACACCAATGTACTTCTTCCTTATGAATTTATCATTTGTAGATGTCCTTTATTCATCAACTATTACACCCAATATTATGGTTAACCTCTTCTCTGAATGTAAAACGATCACCTTCATTGCTTGTGGAATACAATTATTCCTCTTCATTGATCTGGCGAGCTCAGAAGCAATGTTGCTTGCGGTAATGGCCTATGACCGATTTGCAGCTATATGTAAACCACTATATTATAATATAATTATAAGCAAAGCAGCATGTTGGAAACTTGTATTCTCAGTATACACTGCAGGATGTCTGAACTCATTCATACATACATATTGCGCATTTACCTTACCATTTTGTGGGTCTAATTGGGTCAACCATTTCTATTGTGATATCAATCCAATCCTAAGACTTTCATGTAAAGATACATTTCTTAACCAAGTTTTCTTATATGTTTTTGCTGGTTCTATTGAAGTAGGCTCTTTTTTATGTATTGTGATATCATATGTCTACATTGTATTTGCCATACTTAGACTTGGGTCTACTAGAGGTAGGAGTAAGTCTTTATCAACCTGTATCTCTCACTTTACTTGTGTAGCCTTATTCTACTGCCCGGTTTTCTTCATGTACTTACGACCAAATTCTGCATATGCAGAGGATCAGGACTGGGTAGTGTCAGTGTTCTATACAGTAGTAATACCTATGTTAAATCCTATTATTTACAGCTTTAGAAATCAAGATGTGAAACATGCACTGGTAAATTTTAAAGTGTTTAGATATTAA